In Schlegelella aquatica, one DNA window encodes the following:
- the pobA gene encoding 4-hydroxybenzoate 3-monooxygenase, with translation MKKVQVAIIGSGPSGLLLGQLLYKAGIDNLILEQRSKEYVLARIRAGIIEQIAQDLLDEAGVGARMHREGLVHHGIELAFKGERHRIDMHRLTGGKSVMVYGQTEITHDLMDAREAEGLPTVYEAAHVSIHDFDGARPRVRYEKDGRTHEIECDFIAGCDGFHGVCRASVPAQAIKTYERVYPFGWLGILSDTPPVSDELIYTHHERGFALCSMRSPTRSRHYVQVPLTEKVEDWSDERFWDELRARLDPVAAERLVTGPSIEKSIAPLRSFVAEPMRFGRLFLAGDAAHIVPPTGAKGLNLAASDVRYLSRALIEHYREGSSAGLDHYSQKALRRIWKAERFSWYMTSLLHRFPEHGEFGQKIQEAELDYLVHSEAASTSLAENYVGLPFED, from the coding sequence ATGAAGAAGGTGCAGGTGGCCATCATCGGCTCCGGACCCTCGGGGCTGCTGCTGGGGCAGCTGTTGTACAAGGCGGGCATCGACAACCTCATCCTCGAGCAGCGCAGCAAGGAGTACGTGCTGGCCCGCATCAGGGCGGGGATCATCGAGCAGATCGCCCAGGACCTTCTGGACGAGGCCGGGGTGGGGGCGCGCATGCACCGCGAGGGGCTGGTGCACCACGGCATCGAGCTGGCCTTCAAGGGCGAGCGCCACCGCATCGACATGCACCGGCTCACCGGCGGCAAGTCGGTGATGGTGTACGGCCAGACGGAAATCACGCACGACCTCATGGACGCGCGCGAGGCCGAGGGCTTGCCCACGGTGTACGAGGCGGCCCACGTCAGCATCCACGATTTCGACGGCGCGCGGCCGCGGGTGCGCTACGAGAAGGACGGCCGCACGCACGAGATCGAGTGCGACTTCATCGCGGGATGCGACGGCTTTCACGGCGTGTGCCGGGCGAGCGTGCCGGCGCAGGCGATCAAGACGTACGAGCGGGTCTACCCCTTCGGATGGCTGGGCATCCTCTCGGACACCCCGCCGGTGTCCGACGAGCTGATCTACACCCATCACGAACGCGGCTTCGCCCTGTGCAGCATGCGCTCGCCCACGCGCAGCCGGCATTACGTGCAGGTGCCGCTCACCGAGAAGGTGGAGGACTGGAGTGACGAGCGGTTCTGGGACGAGCTGCGCGCCCGGCTGGACCCGGTGGCCGCGGAGCGGCTGGTGACCGGGCCGTCGATCGAGAAGAGCATCGCGCCGCTGCGCAGCTTCGTCGCCGAGCCGATGCGCTTCGGGCGGCTGTTCCTGGCCGGCGATGCGGCCCACATCGTGCCGCCCACCGGCGCCAAGGGGCTCAACCTGGCCGCGTCGGACGTGCGTTATCTCTCGCGCGCCCTGATCGAACACTACCGGGAGGGCAGCAGCGCCGGCCTGGACCACTATTCGCAGAAAGCCCTGCGCCGCATCTGGAAGGCCGAGCGCTTCTCCTGGTACATGACCAGCCTCTTGCACCGCTTTCCCGAGCATGGGGAGTTCGGGCAGAAGATCCAGGAGGCCGAACTGGACTACCTCGTGCACTCGGAGGCGGCGTCGACGTCGCTGGCCGAGAACTATGTCGGACTTCCCTTCGAGGACTGA